The following is a genomic window from Prevotella sp. E13-17.
AAAATTCATTTTATTTGTAAACAAGAATGGTTGTACCAAAATTGCTTCTAGACAAAGTCCTGATATAAATCGTATATACAAACCTTTTTTTGTTGTCATCAATGACTTGATGCTGTCAAAACAACATATTTTGTATAGATAAAAAGATACTCCCATAAGTGTAAGTAAACTTAAAATTTGAATGTTATTAATAAACTGAATACGAAAAACTGTTCCACATATAAACATACCATAGAATACACACAATGATGCGAAAAACAAAAACACATCTGTCTTCGGACGTAATTTTACTGGTATGGTATTATTGCCAATATATGCGCCCAAAAGCATAAACAAGAAGAAATGCCCCCACCTAAAATAAGTATACCAATACATAAAGAATGTTGACTTGTCCTCAAGGAAGTACCAAATAAGGACAATTGCGCATGCTATAATGAACGGGTATGCAGGCCTGAATTCCGCATGTTTTTTTACAAAATACTGAACTATATAGTAGAGCATGATACATGTAACAAACCAGCATCCGCCACCGAGCACAATTTCAACAATATCAAAAGTCTTAAACCCAATCATTGCAGTAAGAATTGCCCAAGCAAATATACTTGGATATATCCTGGAAATCCTGCGCTTATACCAATTTGCGAAATTTCCGCCTCTGCCCAAAAACAAAGTAAAGCCAGAAGCAAAAAGAACAGACTATCACCAATAGCTCCCCCTGAGACTAAAAAACTATAGTCTCCATACAGTAATTCCATGTGACTGTTTGCCACAATGATTACTGCTATAAATTTCAGAAGCTCAATGGAGAGATTTCTTTCTTTTACCATAGGATAAATCTATTCAATTACCAAAGATAATACACGCTCTATCACCGGAGCCATGTCATAGTACTTGTATTCTGCCAAACGTCCACCAAAGATGACACTTTTTTCTTGCTGTGCCAACTGGCGATACTTATCTGCCAACTGGTTGTTTGCTTCGTCATTGACAGGATAATATGGTTCCATACCCTCCTTATATTCTGTGCTAAACTCTTTAGAGATAACGGTCTTGGGACATTCATACACTTCCTGCCCAAACATTTCAAAATGTTTATGTTCTATAATGCGAGTGTATGGCTCGTCATGAGAGGTATAGTTGACAACAGCATTGCCTTGGTAGTTGGGACAGTCCTTCATTTCTGTCTCAAAGCGAACGGTACGCCAATTCAGCTTGCCATATTGATAACCGAAGTATTGGTCCAGGGGACCGCAATACACAAACTTATCTGCATATTTCTGCCAATCTCTATATTCTGAATTAAAGAAATCTGTATCCGTCAAGCATTCTACTCCTTCCAAAAGTCCTTCTACCAGTTTGTTATATCCTCCAATAGGTATTCCTTGGTATTTATCATTGAAATAGTTATTGTCGAAAATCATACGAACAGGGAGGCGCTTGATGATAAAGGCTGGCAGTTCTGTACACTTCCTACCCCACTGTTTCTCTGTATATTCCTTGATAAGTTTCTCAAAAATATCCTTGCCAACCAGTGTCAGGGCCTGCTCCTCCAAGTTTTGTGGCTCACGGCCATTAAGCATCTTGACAGCCTCAGCCTTTTGCTCCTCTATCTTCGCCTTAGCCTCTTCTGGGGTCAACACGCCCCACATCTGATAGAAAGTGTTCATATTGAATGGCAAGTTATAGAGCTTACCCTTATAATTAGCCACAGGGCAGTTGGTATATCTGTTGAACGGCACGATACTGTTCACAAAATTCCACACCTCCTTGTTGTTCGTATGGAAGATATGGGCCCCATACTTATGGACATTTATGGTTCGACCTGGCTCACCACAAGTCACTTCTTCACAATAGACATTGCCGCCCAGGTGCGGGCGCTTGTCTATTACAAGGCATTTCTTGCCTTGCCTTGTAGCTAGGTGCGCAAAAGTGGCACCAAAGAGGCCTGAGCCTACTATAAGAAAATCGTAATGGTTCATAATTCTAATCAAGGTGTTTAGGATAAAAATGTCTCCAGAAAGAAGTTATCTTCTCCTTCTTTAAAATTTGGAAATATCTTTTGGTATATTTACACCTGCTGTATCCATACTTTCTTAGTGTCTCAAGAGTGACATTTTCAATGAATGGGATGTAAGCATCCGGAATCATTGTAAAGTAATCAGCGACCTCAGTATTCAGCTGCATCAATCGTTTCTGGAAATGTACATACAGGCATTCTGTCTTTTTTACCATTCCGTCTTTCTCGCTATATCTAAAAACTTTTCCATTCTCAAAAGAATATATGATGTTTTTTTCATCTTTTGCGACTCCATGATCAGGATAGAACTCTGCACGATAATAATTTACATCGTCAAATGGTTTACCTTGATAAAACCTGTTTGATCTATTTTTGTCCCAATAACGACTCGTCCCCCAATATTCCTCAAAGTAGAAATTACGACCGTGTGTATAAACAAATTTATACGTAGGATTATCTACCAGCTTATAGGAAGCATTAACCTCAGGATTATTACGATACAATGTAAGATGACCGTTTCCTAATAATTTATCGTATTTCTCTAATAATTCATCCGTGAAGAAATGTCTAATATCCCCATATACTAAATCCTGCTCACTGAATCCCCAGAAATCATATTCCTTTAGGAACTCTGCAAAGATTTCACCAAAAGCCGGACGAAAATCGGGGTATTTATAGGCACGCGGGACAGAAATCTTGAAATCAAAATTATCTTGCGCCATTTGAATTAATTCATTAAAACTCCTCTTGACTACCTTTAAGTTAGGAAAAGACACTTTAACTTCCAAATCTGTAAAAAGGAAGAAGTCGATTGTCGGGTTTTTTTCGATTGATTTGAACCAGAAATAGATGTTGTTAGGGAACTTACCATGATAGGTAGTAACGATTGCTATCTTTTTCATTTATCTATTTTT
Proteins encoded in this region:
- the glf gene encoding UDP-galactopyranose mutase, producing the protein MNHYDFLIVGSGLFGATFAHLATRQGKKCLVIDKRPHLGGNVYCEEVTCGEPGRTINVHKYGAHIFHTNNKEVWNFVNSIVPFNRYTNCPVANYKGKLYNLPFNMNTFYQMWGVLTPEEAKAKIEEQKAEAVKMLNGREPQNLEEQALTLVGKDIFEKLIKEYTEKQWGRKCTELPAFIIKRLPVRMIFDNNYFNDKYQGIPIGGYNKLVEGLLEGVECLTDTDFFNSEYRDWQKYADKFVYCGPLDQYFGYQYGKLNWRTVRFETEMKDCPNYQGNAVVNYTSHDEPYTRIIEHKHFEMFGQEVYECPKTVISKEFSTEYKEGMEPYYPVNDEANNQLADKYRQLAQQEKSVIFGGRLAEYKYYDMAPVIERVLSLVIE
- a CDS encoding acyltransferase, with translation MFLGRGGNFANWYKRRISRIYPSIFAWAILTAMIGFKTFDIVEIVLGGGCWFVTCIMLYYIVQYFVKKHAEFRPAYPFIIACAIVLIWYFLEDKSTFFMYWYTYFRWGHFFLFMLLGAYIGNNTIPVKLRPKTDVFLFFASLCVFYGMFICGTVFRIQFINNIQILSLLTLMGVSFYLYKICCFDSIKSLMTTKKGLYIRFISGLCLEAILVQPFLFTNKMNFLFPLNIPIMFVYIFVIAYITRMLGRIFRQVFQKEYFCMKEVIKLID
- a CDS encoding DUF6625 family protein is translated as MKKIAIVTTYHGKFPNNIYFWFKSIEKNPTIDFFLFTDLEVKVSFPNLKVVKRSFNELIQMAQDNFDFKISVPRAYKYPDFRPAFGEIFAEFLKEYDFWGFSEQDLVYGDIRHFFTDELLEKYDKLLGNGHLTLYRNNPEVNASYKLVDNPTYKFVYTHGRNFYFEEYWGTSRYWDKNRSNRFYQGKPFDDVNYYRAEFYPDHGVAKDEKNIIYSFENGKVFRYSEKDGMVKKTECLYVHFQKRLMQLNTEVADYFTMIPDAYIPFIENVTLETLRKYGYSRCKYTKRYFQILKKEKITSFWRHFYPKHLD